Below is a genomic region from Salvelinus fontinalis isolate EN_2023a chromosome 2, ASM2944872v1, whole genome shotgun sequence.
TGATACATTTAAAACTATTGCCAAATAATAGATAGgcattgctctttgctaagaagcaattttgttttttgaccattttgattgaaaacaatcacagtaaggtacttcatttttacccagaaatgatttgatattgatataaaaacggctgcattgtgCCTTTAAAACTACACTCAACCCAGATCTGCAATAAATGAATGTCCCATTCATACTAACAATACTAACATGCTATGTGTTTTATTTCTGTCAGGAGGTGGCATGATGTCGTCAGACAGGGATAAAAGGGCTGTGTTTGGTAAAGGGATCGCGTTCGACCCCTGCCAGCTTCGAGACCCTTGGGAGAACAGAGCCCAGAAGATCAGTGAGAAGGGACAGCAGGAGAAGGAGGGGCAGGAAAATAGAGACCTGAATCGGTAAAATCACAAAACAAATGTAATACATGAACACACAGACTTTCAGAAAGaccagacatacacacagacagacataggggTTGTTGAGGTCTGGTCTGTTTCTTGGTCTGCCTCTAATTTTCTCCCCATTCTCAACACTATTCTTGATCATCTCCTCAATAATGCTATGGTGTTGTTTTTTTTCTAATTCGCCATGGTTCTGTGTGTTTATCCGTAGGCTTATTAAAGAGCGGCACATTCGACTGATGGCATTGGAGAAGAAAGGAAAGGGCAGAAAGATGGTGTATTGTCCTCTACTGAAACGGTTTAGGCTTGATCCTCCACTAGACGCAGccccacctccacccccacccccacccactcCCAAGAAATCACCACGACGGGTGAAGATAGAGATTCCCAAGCCAGTGGAGAAGAAGCCCACCCCACCTAAaccatcacctcctcctctgcCCAAAGTCATTCTCTCATACAAAGACTTACAAAGACGATCTGAGGGAAAATGGTGGAGGAGTATTAGGGATAGAGAACTACCGAATGGTCCAAGTGAATGGTCAAAGCCCTTTAAGTGTCGACCACTGCAGTTCAGTAGAATCCTTTACGACCAAACATTGTCCTGGCAGCGGGGATGGCCAACGTTCAGCCGGGAAAAAAGCAACAAACTACTGAAAGTTAAACCTTTGGATGACAAAGTTAACCTTAAAGAGTGGAAGGATTCTTGGAAGATGTCCAGGCCTTTACCCAAGCAGCACACAGAAAACAGGGGTATTACAGAAAAAGTAAAGGCTTTCAGAGAGTGGCAGAATCGCTTGGTAATCAGCAGAAATAGAACATCTACGGCAGTGGAGAAGAAAGGAAAGAGCAGCGACATGTCTAACTTCAGGTCTAAAGTGGCACCTCCACCAACTATACATAAATCTGAGCCACCAACTCATAAGAAACATGAACCGCTCCTTCAGCTGAGGAAGGAGAGCTCTGAGGAAAATAAGCCCACCGCACCCAAGAGCGCAAAGCCCCCAGCCCCACAACCCAAGGAGAAGAAGCTGCTTGCCAGAAAACCTTCACCTCCTCAGGATGACACAGTAAATCTTCCATGGGGGAAGAAAGTTTGTAGGACGTCCAAGCCTTCACTCAAGCAGCACACAGAGAATCAGATGATTGCAGAAACTGTGAAGACAGGGACGGGCGATGACATGTCTGACTCCAGAAAAATTGTGATGAGCCTTGACAATGATGCTGACATTGAAGCAGCACATTTGGATTCCAGGTTTGGAGTCCAGGTTTGGAGTCCAGGTTTGGAGGCCAGGTTCGGAGGCCAGGCCAAGGTGGTACCTCCACCCACACTACCCACAAAGAAACGTGAACCACCCAAGAAATCACAGTTTGATGCCCCCCAAAAAACTCAGGCTTCATCGGACATACTTAATGTCGATAAATGGTCAGAAGCCTGGAGGACTCAACCACTGTTGTTGAACATTAAAAAACAAGTATCTCTAGAGGCTTGGGAGCAGGAATGGCCAGAGTTCACAGAGGAACAATGTGATAAACGACTGAATGTTAAGCCTTTGGATGACAATGTAAATCTTACAGAATGGGGGGATGCTTGGAAGACGCCCAAGCCTTTAGCCAAGCAGCACACTGAGGACTTGACGGTTACAGAGACAGTAAAGCCCAAAGCCTTGACAGGTTGGAGAGAGGCAAGGAGGCTCTCTGGTGACAATGTTCAAAATAATCTTCCAAGTCTGAAGGATTGGCGTGACTCGTGGAGTTTCTGCCAAGAACATCGCTGGTGGAAGGTTTCTATGGACTCCCAGATGTCAAAACAACTTTTTTCCCATCTAAGGAAAAGGGGCGGAGggctttttttgttttgttttttgtttttgtttctttgttttcttggACACAATACAGACTGGGGACAGTAGGACTTAATTAC
It encodes:
- the LOC129811373 gene encoding uncharacterized protein LOC129811373, yielding MMSSDRDKRAVFGKGIAFDPCQLRDPWENRAQKISEKGQQEKEGQENRDLNRLIKERHIRLMALEKKGKGRKMVYCPLLKRFRLDPPLDAAPPPPPPPPTPKKSPRRVKIEIPKPVEKKPTPPKPSPPPLPKVILSYKDLQRRSEGKWWRSIRDRELPNGPSEWSKPFKCRPLQFSRILYDQTLSWQRGWPTFSREKSNKLLKVKPLDDKVNLKEWKDSWKMSRPLPKQHTENRGITEKVKAFREWQNRLVISRNRTSTAVEKKGKSSDMSNFRSKVAPPPTIHKSEPPTHKKHEPLLQLRKESSEENKPTAPKSAKPPAPQPKEKKLLARKPSPPQDDTVNLPWGKKVCRTSKPSLKQHTENQMIAETVKTGTGDDMSDSRKIVMSLDNDADIEAAHLDSRFGVQVWSPGLEARFGGQAKVVPPPTLPTKKREPPKKSQFDAPQKTQASSDILNVDKWSEAWRTQPLLLNIKKQVSLEAWEQEWPEFTEEQCDKRLNVKPLDDNVNLTEWGDAWKTPKPLAKQHTEDLTVTETVKPKALTGWREARRLSGDNVQNNLPSLKDWRDSWSFCQEHRWWKVSMDSQMSKQLFSHLRKRGGGLFLFCFLFLFLCFLGHNTDWGQ